The following are encoded together in the Paludisphaera mucosa genome:
- a CDS encoding amino acid permease: MRWFSSPWFRRKPVSLLIEEMNEEGDRLHRRLGPLALIGLGVGATIGSGLYVSTGLVARDVAGPSIMLSFLVAAVGCGFAALCYSELASMVPVAGSAYTYAYATLGEMLAWIIGWDLILEYAVGSCFVANGWSGYFDSMLRNLFGVHMDPRLLRSPWDFSDDVGFFLNRVTLPNGVEAIAWFNLPAVLITVLITAVLVIGIRESAGLNAAMVLMNVAVILTLIGAGAAYVDPKNWSPFLHEDHGWRGVAMGAAKIFIAYIGFDSISTHAEEARNPSKDMPIGIIGALIVCTVLYVSTAAVLTGMIPYRQLDVSAPLAAAMQAKGLTFAGTMITLGILAGMTSSLLVGNLSQPRVLLAMARDGLLPIRFFGAVHPLFKTPWKSTLLVGFVVAMGGALAPLSFLAELVSIGTLFAFVIVSAAVWILRITDPDLPRPFRAPFVQFVSTMGVLVNGGLMFWLGRDNWIRLLAWLAVGMIIYFGYSRRHSLLNRIPEAVGSTTAPPAA; this comes from the coding sequence ATGCGATGGTTCTCCAGCCCCTGGTTCCGCCGGAAGCCGGTGTCCCTGCTGATCGAAGAGATGAACGAGGAAGGCGACCGCCTGCATCGCCGGCTGGGCCCGCTCGCGCTCATCGGCCTGGGCGTCGGCGCCACCATCGGCTCCGGCCTGTACGTCTCGACGGGACTCGTCGCGCGCGACGTCGCGGGGCCGTCGATCATGCTCTCGTTCCTGGTCGCGGCCGTCGGCTGCGGGTTCGCGGCGCTCTGCTATTCCGAGCTGGCGAGCATGGTGCCCGTGGCCGGCAGCGCCTACACCTACGCCTACGCGACGCTCGGCGAGATGCTGGCCTGGATCATCGGCTGGGACCTGATCCTGGAATACGCCGTGGGCTCGTGCTTCGTCGCCAACGGCTGGTCGGGCTATTTCGACTCGATGCTGCGCAACCTCTTCGGCGTCCACATGGACCCGCGTCTTTTGCGATCGCCGTGGGACTTCTCCGACGACGTCGGGTTCTTCCTCAACCGAGTCACTCTGCCGAACGGCGTCGAGGCGATCGCCTGGTTCAACCTGCCGGCCGTGCTGATCACCGTGCTCATCACGGCCGTCTTGGTGATCGGCATCCGCGAGAGCGCCGGGCTCAACGCGGCGATGGTCCTGATGAACGTCGCCGTCATCCTGACCCTCATCGGCGCGGGGGCCGCCTACGTCGACCCCAAGAACTGGTCGCCGTTCCTGCACGAGGACCACGGCTGGCGGGGCGTCGCGATGGGGGCGGCCAAGATCTTCATCGCCTACATCGGCTTCGACTCGATCTCGACCCACGCCGAGGAGGCCCGGAACCCCAGCAAGGACATGCCCATCGGCATCATCGGGGCCCTGATCGTCTGCACGGTCCTGTACGTCTCCACGGCCGCCGTGCTGACGGGGATGATCCCCTACCGCCAACTCGACGTCTCCGCGCCGCTGGCCGCCGCCATGCAGGCGAAGGGCCTGACGTTCGCCGGCACGATGATCACGCTGGGCATCCTGGCCGGGATGACCAGTTCGCTGCTCGTCGGCAACCTGAGCCAGCCCCGCGTCCTGCTGGCGATGGCCCGCGACGGTTTGCTGCCGATCCGGTTCTTCGGCGCGGTCCATCCCCTATTCAAGACCCCCTGGAAGTCGACCCTCCTGGTCGGCTTCGTCGTGGCCATGGGAGGCGCGCTGGCCCCGCTCAGCTTCCTGGCCGAGCTGGTCAGCATCGGCACCCTCTTCGCCTTCGTGATCGTCTCGGCCGCCGTCTGGATCCTGCGGATCACCGACCCCGACCTGCCCCGCCCGTTCCGCGCCCCGTTCGTGCAATTCGTCTCGACGATGGGCGTCCTCGTCAACGGCGGCCTCATGTTCTGGCTGGGCCGGGACAACTGGATCCGGCTGCTCGCCTGGCTGGCCGTCGGCATGATCATCTACTTCGGCTACAGCCGCCGACACTCCCTGCTGAACCGAATCCCCGAGGCCGTCGGCTCGACCACCGCTCCCCCGGCCGCGTGA
- a CDS encoding lysylphosphatidylglycerol synthase transmembrane domain-containing protein, with protein sequence MSTVDSLGSTPEPAKKSPIGTLVNLGLIALAFGLLAVVVNQNRAKILEVFSRKLDLRLLLVGIAIFQLSVMLTFVRWYALVRVIEPRFTLRSTFLLGFIGYVFNLVIPGAVGGDLIKAAYLVRMHIRKTQAVASMVIDRILGLLGLFVLASIAGVAAWGMATPAVQRLILAAWVATAAGLLLLAAIFGRLFTRLLPASMQPHHGKLGTIFSELNTMASTYRSRLGVVLLALGMSVVGHSINVFAFYLMGRMLFPEMTTTLGQHFLMGPLTLFTMAVPLPFGALGLSEGVADQLLGLVGHPSGALAMMAFRILMYSCGLTGALVYLANLKEVRGLTAAAHEIEHELIEGDLEDEAPAPA encoded by the coding sequence GTGAGCACGGTCGACAGCCTGGGATCGACGCCGGAACCCGCCAAGAAGTCCCCTATCGGCACGCTGGTCAACCTCGGCCTGATCGCGTTGGCGTTCGGGCTGCTGGCCGTGGTCGTCAACCAGAACCGGGCCAAGATCCTGGAGGTCTTCTCGCGGAAGCTCGACCTGCGGTTGCTGCTGGTCGGGATCGCGATCTTCCAGCTCAGCGTGATGCTGACGTTCGTCCGCTGGTACGCGCTGGTGCGGGTCATCGAGCCCCGGTTCACGCTCCGCTCGACGTTCCTGCTGGGCTTCATCGGCTACGTGTTCAACCTGGTGATCCCAGGCGCGGTGGGCGGCGACCTGATCAAGGCGGCGTACCTCGTGCGGATGCACATCCGCAAGACCCAGGCGGTCGCCTCGATGGTCATCGACCGGATCCTCGGGCTGCTGGGGCTGTTCGTGCTGGCGTCGATCGCCGGCGTCGCGGCCTGGGGGATGGCGACGCCCGCCGTCCAGCGGCTGATCCTGGCGGCCTGGGTCGCGACCGCCGCGGGGCTCCTGCTGCTGGCGGCCATCTTCGGCCGGCTCTTCACCCGGCTGCTGCCGGCCTCGATGCAGCCGCACCACGGCAAGCTCGGGACGATCTTCTCGGAGCTGAACACGATGGCGTCGACCTACCGCTCGCGGCTCGGCGTCGTGCTGCTGGCGCTGGGGATGTCGGTCGTCGGCCATTCGATCAACGTCTTCGCGTTCTACTTGATGGGCCGGATGCTCTTCCCCGAGATGACCACGACCCTGGGCCAGCACTTCCTGATGGGCCCGCTCACCCTGTTCACGATGGCCGTCCCCCTCCCCTTCGGCGCGCTCGGCCTGAGCGAGGGCGTCGCCGACCAGCTCCTCGGGCTCGTCGGCCACCCCAGCGGGGCGCTGGCGATGATGGCCTTCCGCATCCTCATGTACTCGTGCGGCCTGACCGGGGCGCTCGTCTACCTGGCGAACCTGAAGGAGGTGCGCGGGCTGACGGCCGCCGCCCACGAGATCGAGCACGAGCTGATCGAGGGCGACCTGGAAGACGAGGCCCCGGCGCCGGCCTGA